The following proteins are encoded in a genomic region of Holophagales bacterium:
- the queA gene encoding tRNA preQ1(34) S-adenosylmethionine ribosyltransferase-isomerase QueA, with protein LDRASGEVGHRSVSDLPSLLLPGDLLVVNDTRVIPARLFGRDPEGRRTEFLLVEKTKDADSWDCLAKPGRRAKPGKTFEFGEGLSGIVTGKGASGHYRVAFSGTPLEEALPRVGTTPLPPYIHREGGIADARDAEEYQTVYAREPGAIAAPTAGLHLSARLLEALRSRGVAVASVTLHVGIGTFKPVKAERVEEHRMDPERGIVPAETAEAIRRAKAEGRRVVAVGTTSVRTLEASAREHGGRVAPGPFETRLFLVPGAEFLVVDALLTNFHLPRSTLLMLVSAFAGRERVLAAYRAAVATGYRFFSYGDAMFVT; from the coding sequence GCTCGACAGGGCCAGCGGCGAGGTCGGGCACCGGAGTGTCTCGGACCTCCCGTCGCTCCTCCTGCCGGGAGACCTCCTGGTGGTGAACGACACCCGCGTCATTCCCGCCCGCCTCTTCGGGCGCGACCCGGAGGGGCGGCGCACGGAGTTCCTCCTCGTCGAGAAGACGAAAGACGCCGACTCCTGGGACTGCCTCGCGAAACCGGGGCGCCGGGCGAAACCGGGGAAGACGTTCGAATTCGGTGAGGGCCTCTCGGGCATCGTGACGGGCAAAGGGGCTTCGGGGCACTACCGGGTCGCCTTTTCGGGGACTCCGCTCGAGGAGGCTCTGCCGCGGGTCGGGACGACGCCGCTTCCCCCGTACATCCACCGCGAAGGGGGCATTGCCGACGCCCGGGACGCCGAGGAGTACCAGACCGTTTACGCCCGGGAGCCGGGCGCCATTGCAGCGCCGACCGCAGGGCTCCACCTGAGTGCCCGGCTCCTCGAAGCGCTCCGGTCCCGTGGCGTCGCCGTCGCCTCCGTGACGCTTCACGTCGGGATCGGCACGTTCAAGCCGGTGAAGGCCGAACGGGTCGAAGAGCACCGGATGGACCCGGAGCGCGGCATCGTTCCCGCGGAAACGGCCGAAGCCATCCGCAGGGCGAAAGCGGAAGGGCGACGGGTCGTCGCGGTCGGGACGACGAGCGTGAGGACGCTCGAGGCCTCCGCTCGCGAACATGGCGGGCGGGTCGCCCCGGGTCCTTTCGAGACGCGCCTGTTCCTCGTCCCGGGAGCGGAGTTCCTCGTGGTGGACGCCCTGCTGACGAACTTCCATCTCCCCCGCTCCACGCTCCTCATGCTCGTCAGCGCATTTGCGGGACGCGAGCGGGTGCTCGCCGCCTACCGGGCAGCGGTGGCCACCGGCTACCGGTTCTTCTCGTACGGCGACGCGATGTTCGTGACCTGA
- a CDS encoding thioredoxin family protein: protein MSSRRLIASVVIGMALLAEPIALADPLPAEAVLAAAAKAGKPGKKNILVVFHASWCGWCRKLEAVLSAPAAKEILERHFERAGLTVLERGEKEALENAGAEELLASIAGKDAGLPFTAVFDRKSRRAIATSNTSGPGTNIGFPGRADELDHFVGMLRKGAPRMTAAEAETIRSAFPAAR, encoded by the coding sequence ATGTCGAGCCGTCGTCTCATCGCCAGCGTCGTGATCGGCATGGCGCTTCTCGCCGAGCCGATCGCCCTGGCCGACCCGCTTCCGGCGGAGGCGGTTCTCGCGGCTGCGGCGAAGGCGGGAAAGCCCGGGAAGAAGAACATCCTCGTCGTCTTCCACGCGTCCTGGTGCGGTTGGTGCCGCAAGCTCGAGGCCGTTCTCTCCGCTCCGGCGGCGAAGGAGATCCTCGAGCGTCACTTCGAGAGAGCCGGTCTGACCGTGCTCGAACGGGGGGAGAAAGAAGCCCTCGAGAACGCGGGCGCCGAGGAGCTCCTGGCGTCGATCGCGGGCAAGGACGCCGGGCTGCCATTCACGGCGGTCTTCGACAGGAAGTCGCGCCGAGCGATCGCGACGTCGAACACGTCCGGCCCTGGCACGAACATCGGGTTCCCGGGGAGGGCCGACGAGCTCGACCACTTCGTCGGAATGCTCCGGAAGGGAGCGCCCCGGATGACCGCAGCCGAGGCCGAGACGATCCGTTCGGCGTTCCCGGCAGCGCGCTGA
- a CDS encoding winged helix-turn-helix domain-containing protein, producing the protein MSAKSPEDSGLWEFGAFRLDGRARLLLRDGIPVPLTPKALDVLLYLVRHSGRAVSREELLDAIWPDTIVTDASLTQAVFLVRKALGESESSNFVETVPKVGYRFHLPDQQVPSPAPANGRAGVGVGPVTQPAIESPETGGTGSRRRPSPAILAVVAAGALVTAAVIPILLRSQATGGSANPASSSPPSPLLALDREIAVPPDALRILGALDGTVVLSAPSAFYILPSDGAISASRVPLAPGEVAAAPLGGGRLLVLRDGRVVARHPSKPEESDLGPLPADAPKPAEARVAASRSGRYLAVRGDEALEVFERTPEGWARRVRARVPYVPGEAVDLGERFLALAQGAALPVRAWSLPDGAAVLEAAFSERQVFAVSVDDATGKVAVGGPFDTVAVFSTSGPPGPRLLPRRGWTYGLAWVSDAPTLLASGQEGLTAWRDGEEPVSLLSSASPGGTLFLDSDFLLTLVPRRQRLAIVSYAGFPPSARVPVGGRALWAAEHDAQGQTVFTGGRDGHLWSLDTRTLSVRREEVHTDGLTSLARDGDLLASSSDDKTVGLWRLPGPRLRSRTKAHDFLVNDLAVVEGEKGRELVTSSSDGTVRRWSWPALDLLERIDVQAMLGRPVSFHAVWPAPGVRRILVGTWNSSLLELTSREGRWRVREFPVASRSIYRLAEVPRLGLVVAAGILPSGLHVFDLASGTLQPLDTAGLDVMWSVPVPGKDEVLVVGLDGVSRYAFSALLPDASGRRTLSYRVWSGRWTGAGLQTATLLPDGALWAGTANGEVVRHDSRLLDGPPLFSRVLELGPAR; encoded by the coding sequence ATGTCTGCCAAGTCTCCTGAAGACAGTGGTTTGTGGGAATTCGGCGCGTTTCGGCTGGATGGGCGGGCGCGCCTGCTCCTGAGGGATGGAATCCCTGTTCCCCTCACCCCGAAGGCCCTCGATGTCCTCCTTTACCTCGTTCGGCATTCCGGAAGGGCCGTCTCCCGGGAGGAACTCCTGGACGCCATATGGCCCGACACGATCGTCACGGACGCCTCCCTCACTCAGGCCGTGTTCCTGGTTCGCAAGGCGCTCGGGGAGTCGGAATCGTCCAACTTCGTGGAGACGGTCCCGAAGGTCGGTTATCGGTTCCACCTCCCCGACCAGCAGGTCCCTTCCCCGGCCCCCGCGAACGGCCGCGCCGGGGTGGGCGTCGGCCCGGTCACGCAACCAGCGATCGAAAGCCCCGAAACGGGTGGCACAGGAAGCCGCCGGAGACCGTCACCGGCAATCCTCGCCGTCGTCGCGGCGGGGGCGCTCGTGACGGCGGCCGTGATCCCGATCCTCCTCAGAAGCCAGGCGACTGGGGGATCGGCGAATCCCGCTTCCTCGTCTCCCCCTTCACCATTGCTGGCGCTCGACCGCGAGATCGCCGTGCCGCCCGACGCCCTCCGGATCCTTGGAGCCCTCGACGGCACCGTCGTCCTGTCGGCCCCGTCCGCCTTCTACATCCTCCCGTCCGACGGAGCGATCTCGGCGTCGCGTGTCCCCCTTGCGCCCGGCGAGGTCGCGGCTGCACCGCTCGGCGGAGGACGACTCCTCGTCTTACGCGACGGGAGGGTCGTGGCTCGCCACCCTTCCAAGCCGGAAGAGTCCGACCTCGGGCCTCTCCCCGCGGACGCGCCGAAGCCCGCGGAGGCGCGCGTCGCCGCGTCCCGCTCCGGGCGTTACCTCGCGGTCAGGGGAGACGAGGCCCTCGAGGTTTTCGAGCGGACGCCAGAGGGGTGGGCGCGCCGGGTGAGGGCGCGGGTCCCTTACGTTCCTGGCGAGGCGGTCGACCTGGGCGAGCGGTTCCTGGCGCTGGCGCAGGGTGCCGCGCTCCCGGTTCGGGCCTGGTCGCTTCCGGATGGCGCGGCCGTGCTCGAGGCCGCGTTCTCGGAACGGCAGGTCTTCGCGGTCTCGGTCGACGACGCGACCGGAAAGGTGGCGGTCGGCGGACCCTTCGACACGGTCGCGGTCTTCTCGACCTCCGGTCCTCCAGGGCCGCGGCTCCTTCCGCGGCGCGGGTGGACGTACGGCCTCGCCTGGGTCTCCGATGCGCCGACCCTCCTCGCGTCCGGGCAGGAGGGACTCACGGCCTGGCGCGACGGAGAGGAGCCGGTGTCTCTGCTCTCTTCGGCCTCTCCGGGCGGAACGCTCTTTCTCGATTCCGACTTCCTCCTGACCCTCGTGCCCCGGAGACAGCGGCTGGCGATCGTCTCCTACGCCGGATTCCCGCCGTCGGCCCGGGTGCCGGTCGGAGGCCGGGCCCTGTGGGCGGCCGAGCACGACGCCCAGGGGCAGACCGTTTTCACGGGAGGGAGAGACGGCCACCTCTGGTCGCTCGACACCCGGACCCTCTCCGTCCGCCGCGAGGAGGTCCACACGGACGGACTCACGTCCCTCGCGCGGGACGGCGACCTCCTCGCCTCGTCTTCGGACGACAAGACGGTGGGCCTCTGGAGGCTCCCCGGGCCGAGGCTGAGGTCGCGAACGAAGGCGCACGACTTCCTCGTGAACGACCTCGCGGTCGTCGAGGGAGAGAAGGGGCGAGAGCTCGTCACCTCGTCGTCGGACGGGACGGTTCGACGCTGGAGCTGGCCCGCGCTCGACCTTCTCGAGAGGATCGACGTCCAGGCGATGCTCGGCCGGCCGGTCTCGTTTCACGCGGTCTGGCCCGCGCCCGGGGTCCGGCGAATCCTGGTGGGCACGTGGAACTCGAGTCTCCTCGAGCTGACCTCGCGCGAAGGGAGGTGGCGGGTGCGCGAGTTCCCCGTCGCGTCCCGCTCGATCTACCGTCTCGCCGAGGTGCCCCGCCTCGGCCTCGTCGTCGCGGCCGGAATCCTCCCGAGCGGCCTCCACGTCTTCGACCTCGCCTCCGGAACGCTTCAGCCGCTCGACACGGCCGGGCTCGACGTGATGTGGTCCGTGCCGGTGCCGGGAAAGGACGAGGTCCTCGTCGTGGGTCTCGACGGCGTGTCGCGCTACGCTTTCTCAGCGCTCCTCCCCGACGCCTCCGGCCGGCGAACCCTCTCGTACCGCGTCTGGTCGGGCCGGTGGACGGGCGCCGGACTCCAGACGGCGACGCTCCTCCCCGACGGGGCGCTCTGGGCGGGAACGGCGAACGGCGAGGTGGTCCGTCACGACAGCCGTCTTCTCGACGGTCCGCCCCTCTTCTCGCGAGTCCTGGAGCTCGGGCCGGCGAGATGA